In a single window of the Caldibacillus debilis DSM 16016 genome:
- a CDS encoding YrvL family regulatory protein: MKKKDSLKNVPVHEKVMIFSLIGLAILLALGGLFLFFFLAVKGLFFLFGVRCDNGDVLWFVLWFLFFDTIFDLLKYGGKFAMEYLPLHKTQMAVLLFLFYFQWNGLAVYLADSFMDNIQLTFAVQTVLALLATLAEVAFDDIFSKKISGGNE; the protein is encoded by the coding sequence ATGAAAAAGAAAGATTCCTTGAAAAACGTTCCGGTTCATGAAAAAGTGATGATTTTTTCGCTGATCGGCCTGGCCATCCTCCTTGCGCTGGGAGGCCTGTTCCTTTTCTTTTTTCTTGCGGTGAAGGGGCTATTTTTTCTCTTCGGCGTCCGCTGCGACAACGGGGACGTCCTTTGGTTCGTCCTTTGGTTCCTCTTTTTCGATACCATCTTTGATCTGTTGAAGTACGGGGGAAAATTTGCAATGGAATACTTGCCCCTGCATAAAACCCAAATGGCCGTCTTGCTCTTTCTCTTTTATTTCCAATGGAACGGCCTCGCGGTTTATTTGGCCGACAGCTTCATGGACAATATCCAGCTCACCTTTGCCGTCCAAACGGTCCTTGCCCTTCTGGCCACACTGGCGGAGGTGGCCTTCGACGATATTTTTTCAAAAAAAATATCCGGCGGGAACGAATAA
- a CDS encoding coiled-coil domain-containing protein, whose protein sequence is MEEEKKPFYKNHWFWFSILVILAFALGEMAGHYVAGVKIDGKKVNYDQLVEEIKKKEKELSGVNDELERIKQELEANKEEYDKLQELANNKDKLTTEVASAKSELDGLKSQINDAKKELNQLTGKIEEAKTKPINLPAGHFVVGTDIPEGRYKILPVGRGSNFFVYDENGDVVVNTIVTTVHDLGVPEYVTFLAKGYIIQAEAPFKYVPVK, encoded by the coding sequence ATGGAAGAAGAAAAGAAGCCTTTTTATAAAAACCACTGGTTCTGGTTCTCCATCCTTGTTATTTTGGCTTTTGCCCTTGGTGAGATGGCGGGCCATTATGTCGCGGGCGTAAAAATCGATGGAAAAAAAGTAAATTATGATCAACTTGTTGAAGAGATCAAGAAAAAAGAAAAGGAGTTATCCGGTGTAAATGATGAATTAGAAAGAATTAAGCAGGAATTAGAGGCGAACAAAGAAGAATACGATAAGTTGCAGGAGCTAGCAAATAATAAAGATAAGCTCACTACCGAAGTCGCCTCCGCTAAAAGCGAATTGGATGGGTTGAAGAGTCAAATAAACGACGCAAAGAAAGAATTGAATCAACTGACCGGCAAAATCGAGGAGGCAAAGACTAAACCAATTAATTTGCCGGCTGGCCATTTTGTTGTGGGGACAGATATTCCCGAAGGCCGGTATAAAATATTGCCGGTTGGTCGTGGCAGCAACTTCTTTGTTTATGACGAGAACGGCGATGTCGTCGTAAATACTATCGTAACCACCGTTCATGATTTAGGCGTTCCGGAATATGTAACATTTCTTGCGAAGGGGTACATCATTCAAGCCGAAGCTCCCTTCAAATACGTCCCGGTTAAATAA
- a CDS encoding DUF2573 family protein, with protein sequence METKFREQFAALLEKYTELLLGKADEELQEKVRFWILYQHISKSMPNLARHWNALYPEAKAELRNLILEIKQMNEDHRKRTHGKKDGE encoded by the coding sequence GTGGAAACGAAGTTTCGCGAGCAGTTTGCCGCGTTGCTGGAAAAATATACGGAATTGCTGCTGGGGAAAGCGGATGAGGAACTGCAGGAAAAGGTTAGATTTTGGATTTTGTACCAGCATATTTCCAAATCGATGCCGAATTTGGCCCGCCATTGGAATGCCCTTTATCCGGAGGCGAAGGCGGAACTGCGGAACCTCATCCTGGAGATTAAGCAAATGAACGAAGATCACCGGAAAAGAACCCACGGCAAAAAGGACGGGGAATAG
- the ltrA gene encoding group II intron reverse transcriptase/maturase produces MALLERILARDNLITALKRVEANRGAPGIDGVSTDQLRDYIRTHWSSIRAQLLEGTYRPTPVRRVEIPKPNGGIRLLGIPTVMDRLIQQAILQELTPIFDPDFSPYSFGFRPGRSAHDAVRQAQRYIREGYRYVVDIDLEKFFDRVNHDILMSRVARKVKDKRVLKLIRAYLQAGVMIGGVKVQTEEGTPQGGPLSPLLANILLDDLDKELEKRGLKFCRYADDCNIYVKSLRAGLRVKQGIQRFLEKKLKLKVNEEKSAVDRPWKRTFLGFSFTPEREARIRLAPKSIQRFKQRIRQSTNPNWSLPMEERIRRVNQYTMGWMGYFQLIETPSILRNMEGWVRRRLRLCLWLQWKRVRTRMRELRALGLNERTVLEIANTRKGAWRTTKTPQLHQALGKSYWKAQGLKSLTQRYFELRQG; encoded by the coding sequence ATGGCTCTGTTGGAACGCATCTTAGCGAGAGACAACCTCATCACGGCGCTCAAACGGGTCGAAGCCAACCGGGGAGCGCCGGGAATCGACGGAGTATCGACTGATCAACTCCGTGATTATATCCGGACGCACTGGAGCTCGATTCGAGCCCAACTCTTGGAGGGAACCTATCGGCCGACGCCTGTCCGCAGGGTCGAAATCCCGAAACCCAACGGCGGCATACGGCTGTTAGGAATTCCCACCGTGATGGACCGGTTGATCCAACAGGCCATCCTCCAGGAACTGACGCCGATCTTTGACCCGGACTTCTCTCCCTACAGCTTCGGATTCCGTCCTGGCCGCAGCGCCCATGACGCCGTTCGGCAAGCGCAACGATACATCCGGGAAGGATACCGGTATGTCGTGGACATCGACCTGGAAAAGTTCTTTGATCGGGTCAACCACGATATCCTGATGAGCCGGGTTGCCCGGAAAGTCAAAGATAAACGCGTGCTGAAATTGATCCGCGCGTACCTGCAAGCCGGCGTCATGATCGGAGGGGTGAAGGTGCAGACGGAGGAAGGGACGCCGCAAGGCGGGCCGCTCAGTCCTCTGCTTGCGAACATCCTTCTCGATGATCTGGACAAGGAATTGGAGAAACGGGGACTGAAATTCTGCCGTTATGCAGACGACTGCAATATCTACGTAAAAAGTCTACGGGCAGGATTACGGGTGAAACAAGGCATCCAACGGTTCTTAGAGAAGAAGCTCAAACTCAAGGTCAATGAGGAGAAAAGCGCCGTGGACCGTCCGTGGAAGCGTACGTTTCTTGGATTCAGCTTTACACCGGAACGGGAAGCACGCATTCGCCTCGCTCCCAAGTCGATTCAACGCTTTAAACAGCGCATTCGACAATCAACTAATCCCAACTGGAGTCTCCCAATGGAAGAACGCATTCGTCGCGTGAATCAATACACCATGGGATGGATGGGGTATTTCCAACTCATCGAAACCCCATCCATTCTCAGGAACATGGAGGGATGGGTGCGTCGACGGCTTCGACTGTGCCTATGGCTCCAATGGAAACGGGTGAGAACGAGAATGCGCGAATTGAGGGCACTGGGGCTGAACGAGAGAACGGTTTTGGAGATTGCGAATACCCGAAAAGGGGCATGGCGGACAACAAAAACTCCTCAACTGCACCAAGCACTGGGAAAGTCCTACTGGAAGGCCCAAGGTCTCAAAAGTTTGACGCAACGATACTTCGAACTCCGTCAAGGTTGA